The Thermoanaerobaculia bacterium sequence CAGGGCGATACGTTGAACGAGCTCGAGGAGAACATTCGCGACGCCTATGGGCTCGTCATCGAGGACGCTCGCTCCGAGCCGCATCCCTCCGCCCGGTTCAAGGAGATCGAGGTGCCTGCGTGAAGC is a genomic window containing:
- a CDS encoding type II toxin-antitoxin system HicB family antitoxin is translated as MRLTLEYWPDDGGYVGRLREIPGVFSQGDTLNELEENIRDAYGLVIEDARSEPHPSARFKEIEVPA